A section of the Bradyrhizobium oligotrophicum S58 genome encodes:
- a CDS encoding CHAT domain-containing protein — MRIDAQLKAGDEQQAQNELDHLARYGLIRREDNNGQVKDGSKYLYSKDSNVRAHRKMIVKFADNPKLAAAIPTKRRPAVKVSNVKTVTVRALKKLKRLNVLYLTANPDEQNSLRIDAEVRQVQEAVRGSKLRDNIELLYRPAADLDSLVDGLNDYAPGIVHFSGHGYSGGLAVDHAKVTRPKRRILTFEHLGKAFAAVDTPPRVVVLNACESAGAEKALLPLVSAIIVMRDSVSDIAATALATRFYAAIAAGQSLKSAFKQGVLAVEHASINEADIPQLITAPGVNSATFYLV; from the coding sequence ATGCGTATCGATGCCCAGCTCAAGGCGGGCGACGAGCAACAGGCCCAGAATGAACTAGACCATCTTGCGCGTTATGGCCTTATCCGCCGCGAAGATAATAATGGGCAAGTGAAAGATGGCAGCAAGTATTTGTACAGTAAGGATTCAAACGTTCGCGCCCATCGCAAGATGATCGTTAAGTTCGCCGATAATCCCAAGCTAGCCGCAGCTATACCGACCAAGCGAAGGCCCGCGGTGAAGGTATCCAACGTAAAGACTGTCACCGTTCGCGCGCTAAAGAAGCTCAAGCGACTCAATGTGTTGTACTTGACAGCCAATCCCGACGAGCAAAATTCATTGCGGATCGATGCAGAAGTTCGGCAAGTTCAAGAAGCCGTGCGTGGATCAAAGCTACGAGACAACATCGAATTACTTTATCGACCTGCTGCGGACCTCGATTCCTTAGTCGACGGACTGAATGATTATGCGCCTGGAATTGTACATTTTTCGGGGCACGGCTACAGCGGAGGCCTCGCTGTCGATCACGCTAAGGTCACTCGGCCGAAGAGAAGGATTCTGACATTTGAGCATCTTGGAAAGGCGTTCGCCGCAGTCGATACTCCTCCTCGGGTCGTCGTTTTGAACGCATGCGAAAGTGCTGGCGCAGAAAAGGCGTTGTTGCCTTTGGTTTCGGCCATTATCGTGATGAGGGACAGCGTAAGCGATATTGCGGCAACGGCATTAGCAACCCGTTTCTACGCAGCGATTGCTGCCGGTCAATCACTGAAGTCCGCATTCAAGCAAGGTGTGCTTGCAGTAGAGCATGCGTCAATAAATGAGGCCGACATTCCGCAGCTAATCACTGCGCCAGGCGTGAATTCGGCCACTTTTTATCTCGTGTAA
- a CDS encoding ABC transporter ATP-binding protein, giving the protein MSLADAIRGTGTREVLLDVNDLVVHFPAGRRQGKPSFVHAVDGISFRVCRGTTFGIVGESGSGKSTTAQAVMRLVPATSGQIVFGNRDIASLTGRPLREVRRHLQIVFQDPFSALNPRRRAGDQIREPLDLLGIGTRSERDERVRRLLGDVGLPPQAADLFPHQFSGGQRQRLCIARAMAPEPDLIVCDEAVSALDVAIQAQILNLLKRLQRERDLTYIFISHDLGVIQKFCDEVAVMYLGKIVEQAPAAEIFAAPRHPYTWSLIAAAAPPGPMRDELKRRHLVKGDPPSPVDPPPGCRFAQRCPAAIDKCAQRLPALDAIGSHHYVACHRVAELP; this is encoded by the coding sequence ATGAGCTTGGCTGACGCGATCCGCGGGACAGGCACCCGCGAGGTGCTGCTCGACGTCAACGACCTCGTCGTGCATTTCCCGGCCGGCCGCCGCCAGGGCAAGCCGTCTTTCGTCCATGCAGTCGACGGCATCAGCTTCCGCGTTTGCCGCGGCACCACCTTTGGCATCGTCGGTGAGAGCGGCTCGGGCAAGTCCACCACCGCGCAAGCGGTGATGCGGCTGGTGCCGGCGACATCGGGCCAGATCGTGTTCGGCAACCGTGACATCGCCAGCCTCACCGGTCGGCCGCTGCGCGAGGTGCGGCGGCATCTGCAGATCGTCTTCCAGGACCCGTTCTCGGCGCTCAACCCGCGCCGCCGCGCCGGCGACCAGATCCGCGAGCCGCTCGACCTGCTCGGAATCGGGACGCGCAGCGAGCGCGACGAGCGGGTGCGCAGGCTGCTGGGCGACGTCGGCCTGCCGCCGCAGGCAGCCGATCTGTTTCCCCATCAATTCTCGGGCGGCCAGCGTCAGCGGCTCTGCATCGCGCGGGCGATGGCGCCCGAGCCCGATCTGATCGTCTGCGACGAGGCGGTATCCGCGCTCGACGTGGCGATCCAGGCACAGATCCTGAATCTGTTGAAACGGCTGCAGCGCGAGCGTGATCTCACCTACATCTTCATCTCGCACGATCTCGGCGTGATCCAGAAATTCTGCGACGAGGTCGCGGTGATGTATCTCGGCAAGATCGTCGAGCAGGCGCCCGCCGCCGAGATATTCGCTGCGCCGCGCCATCCCTATACCTGGTCTCTGATTGCGGCCGCCGCGCCGCCCGGACCCATGCGCGACGAATTGAAACGCCGCCATCTCGTCAAGGGCGATCCGCCGAGTCCGGTTGACCCGCCGCCCGGCTGCCGTTTCGCGCAGCGCTGTCCGGCCGCGATTGACAAATGCGCGCAGCGTCTTCCTGCGTTGGATGCGATCGGATCACACCACTACGTCGCCTGTCATCGTGTCGCCGAGCTGCCTTGA
- a CDS encoding ABC transporter ATP-binding protein gives MGALLEVDDLNVSMRNGAGRLVPVIENLSFAVAPAQTLALVGESGCGKSMTALALMRLLPEDFVITSGRIVLEGRDVLTLPAKEMRSLRGSAMSMIFQEPMTALNPLFTVGDQIGEVLRWHQGLNRAAARSRAVELLRAVQIPAAEQRIDAYPHQLSGGMRQRVMIAMALAGRPKLLIADEPTTALDVTVQAQIFDLLAELQRSTGTAILLITHDLGAVAELADEILVLYAGRCIEAGASREIVTAPRHPYTRGLLGCVPHLALGQAPQPWVDLGEIPGMVPPLGARGADCAFLARCVQARDVCRAQPQPALEPIAPSHAVSCWRKTEIAA, from the coding sequence ATGGGTGCGCTGCTCGAAGTCGATGATCTCAATGTGAGCATGCGCAACGGGGCCGGCCGCCTTGTACCCGTCATCGAGAACCTGTCGTTCGCGGTTGCTCCGGCGCAGACCCTGGCGCTGGTCGGCGAATCCGGTTGCGGCAAGAGCATGACGGCGCTGGCCCTGATGCGGCTGCTGCCGGAGGATTTCGTCATTACCTCGGGCCGCATCGTGCTGGAGGGCAGGGACGTGCTGACCCTGCCGGCGAAGGAGATGCGGTCCTTGCGCGGCAGCGCCATGTCGATGATCTTCCAGGAGCCGATGACCGCGCTCAATCCGCTGTTCACCGTGGGTGACCAGATCGGGGAGGTGCTTCGCTGGCACCAGGGGCTCAATCGGGCCGCGGCGCGATCGCGCGCCGTCGAGCTGCTCCGCGCGGTGCAGATTCCGGCCGCGGAGCAGCGGATCGATGCCTATCCGCACCAGCTTTCGGGAGGCATGCGCCAGCGCGTCATGATCGCGATGGCGCTGGCCGGGCGGCCGAAGCTGCTGATCGCCGACGAGCCGACCACCGCGCTCGACGTGACCGTGCAGGCGCAGATTTTCGACCTGCTGGCCGAACTGCAGCGCAGCACCGGGACGGCGATCCTGCTGATCACCCACGATCTCGGTGCAGTCGCTGAACTCGCTGACGAGATCCTCGTGCTCTATGCCGGACGCTGCATCGAGGCCGGGGCCTCGCGCGAGATCGTGACGGCACCGCGCCATCCCTATACGCGCGGTCTGCTCGGCTGCGTCCCGCACCTCGCATTGGGGCAGGCGCCGCAGCCCTGGGTCGACCTCGGCGAGATCCCCGGCATGGTGCCGCCGCTCGGCGCGCGCGGCGCCGATTGCGCTTTTCTGGCAAGATGTGTGCAGGCCCGCGACGTTTGCCGCGCGCAGCCGCAGCCGGCGCTCGAGCCGATCGCGCCGAGCCACGCGGTGTCCTGCTGGCGCAAGACGGAGATCGCCGCATGA
- a CDS encoding ABC transporter permease: MTIETSSPMATPQIDLSAPAAVPPWRLALWQFMKSPSGVAGAWMLVLIILVAVVGPSLYPVDPLDLVGAPFMPPDADAWFGTDYLGRDVLAGLIYGGRATLAVGAAAALITIAIGLVVGAVSGFFGGAIDAGLVKITEFFQILPPLLFAMVLVTLFGPKLTTITLAIGGVSWTSVARLTRAEFMRLRDLDFVKASRAAGASSANLILLVLLPNALPAVIVSATLAIGVAILFEGGLSFLGLGDPNVMSWGLMLGQNRNYILDAWWAVMFPGAAIFLAVLAISLVGDGLNDAINPRLRRRS; the protein is encoded by the coding sequence ATGACGATTGAGACGTCCTCGCCGATGGCGACGCCGCAGATCGATCTTTCCGCGCCGGCGGCCGTGCCGCCCTGGCGCCTGGCCCTGTGGCAGTTCATGAAGAGTCCGTCGGGCGTGGCCGGCGCCTGGATGCTGGTCCTGATCATTCTGGTGGCCGTGGTCGGGCCGTCGCTTTATCCGGTCGATCCGCTCGATCTCGTCGGCGCGCCGTTCATGCCGCCGGATGCCGATGCCTGGTTCGGCACCGACTATCTCGGCCGCGACGTGCTGGCCGGACTGATTTACGGCGGTCGCGCGACGCTCGCGGTCGGCGCCGCCGCGGCGCTGATCACGATCGCGATCGGGCTCGTCGTCGGCGCCGTCAGCGGCTTCTTCGGCGGCGCCATCGATGCCGGGCTGGTCAAGATCACCGAGTTCTTCCAGATCCTGCCGCCGCTGTTGTTCGCGATGGTGCTGGTGACGCTGTTCGGGCCGAAGCTGACCACGATCACGCTCGCGATCGGCGGGGTGAGCTGGACCTCGGTGGCGCGACTGACGCGGGCGGAGTTCATGCGGCTGCGCGATCTCGATTTCGTCAAGGCGTCGCGCGCGGCGGGCGCATCCAGCGCCAACCTGATCCTGCTTGTGCTGCTGCCGAATGCGCTGCCCGCGGTGATCGTGTCGGCCACGCTGGCGATCGGTGTCGCCATCCTGTTCGAGGGCGGCCTGAGCTTCCTTGGCCTGGGCGATCCGAACGTCATGAGCTGGGGGCTGATGCTGGGCCAGAACCGCAACTACATTCTCGATGCGTGGTGGGCGGTGATGTTCCCAGGCGCGGCGATCTTCCTTGCGGTGCTCGCGATCAGCCTGGTCGGCGACGGCCTCAACGACGCGATCAACCCGCGTCTGCGGCGGAGGTCATGA
- a CDS encoding ABC transporter permease, with translation MAFATHLARQIVNAIALLIAVLVLNFCLIHLAPGDPVQVIAGEMGGASAEVVAALRAKYGLDQSLMQQLSIYLGNVAVGDFGYSYYFNQPVLGLILQRLPATLYLTLCALSAALAIGTLLGVVSARRPNGLFSHAVTVVSLAGYAAPIFWTGLLLLLLFGSVWPILPVVGMADVVNPKHGFAYVLDVGRHLVLPSLTLALVFIAQYSRLARVNMIEALSADYVRTARAKGLPEWLVVGKHALRNTLIPIVTVAGHQFGNLFAGAVLVETVFSWPGMGRLVFDSILRRDYPTLMAVLFFSALMVMTANIVTDMIYRLVDPRIRTGRR, from the coding sequence ATGGCATTCGCCACCCATCTGGCCAGGCAGATCGTCAATGCGATTGCCCTGCTGATCGCTGTGCTGGTGCTGAACTTCTGCCTGATCCATCTTGCTCCCGGCGATCCCGTCCAGGTGATCGCCGGCGAGATGGGTGGCGCGTCGGCGGAGGTCGTTGCGGCGTTGCGCGCCAAATATGGACTCGACCAGAGCCTGATGCAGCAGCTCTCCATCTACCTCGGCAACGTTGCCGTCGGCGACTTCGGCTACTCCTATTACTTCAACCAGCCCGTGCTCGGCCTGATCCTGCAGCGGCTGCCGGCGACGCTCTATCTGACGCTGTGCGCGCTGTCCGCCGCGCTTGCGATCGGGACCTTGCTCGGGGTGGTCAGTGCCCGGCGGCCGAACGGCCTGTTCAGCCATGCGGTCACCGTGGTCTCGCTGGCGGGCTATGCGGCGCCAATCTTCTGGACCGGGCTGCTGCTGCTCCTGTTGTTCGGCTCGGTGTGGCCGATCCTCCCGGTGGTCGGCATGGCCGACGTCGTGAATCCCAAGCACGGCTTCGCCTATGTGCTCGACGTCGGCCGCCATCTGGTGTTGCCGTCGCTGACGCTGGCCCTGGTGTTCATCGCGCAATACAGTCGGCTGGCGCGCGTCAACATGATCGAGGCGCTCTCGGCCGACTATGTCAGAACAGCCCGCGCCAAGGGGCTGCCAGAATGGCTGGTGGTCGGCAAGCACGCGCTGCGCAATACGCTGATACCGATCGTGACCGTCGCCGGTCATCAGTTCGGCAATCTGTTCGCCGGCGCCGTGCTGGTCGAGACCGTGTTCAGCTGGCCCGGAATGGGCAGGCTCGTGTTCGATTCCATCCTGCGTCGCGACTATCCGACCCTGATGGCCGTGCTGTTCTTCTCCGCCCTGATGGTGATGACCGCAAACATCGTGACCGATATGATCTACCGCCTCGTCGACCCGCGAATCCGGACGGGGCGGCGATGA
- a CDS encoding ABC transporter substrate-binding protein: MLIRRHFVLGAIGLVAATAASPAAQAQSSGGNTLVVATTQVPRHFNGAVQSGMATAMPTAQIFASPLRYDDKWNPQPYLAQSWEVAPDGLSVTLHLVKDAVFHDGHPVTSEDVAFSIMAIKANHPFQTMLAAVDKVETPDPATAILRLKNPSPSLLLAMSPALMPILPKHVYGDGQDLKTHPANLKPIGSGPFKLTEYKQGEYYTLEKFDKFFIPGRPKLDKIVVRLVSDQNAAVVSLERGDFSALPFIAGARDIDRLQKAPNLIVTDKGMAGVGPLNWLAFNTRKKPLDDVRVRQAIAYAANRDFIVSKLMGGKATPALGPIAPESPLAEAGVEPYKVDYVKSAALLDAAGYAKGADGSRFSLTIDYIPGADEQQRNVAEYMRSQLKRVGINLEVRAAPDFPTWAQRVSNFDFDLTMDTVYNWGDPVIGVNRTYLTSNIRKGIIWSNTQQYSNPKVDELLQAAAVETSPEKRKALYSEFQKIVVSEVPIYFINVSPYYNAFAKGLGNLPNSIWGMMSPLDELYWEVPPKT; this comes from the coding sequence ATGTTGATCAGACGACATTTCGTGCTCGGAGCTATCGGACTCGTTGCGGCCACGGCCGCATCCCCCGCGGCGCAGGCTCAGTCATCCGGCGGCAACACCTTGGTGGTCGCGACCACGCAGGTGCCACGGCATTTCAACGGCGCTGTGCAGTCGGGCATGGCGACGGCCATGCCGACAGCGCAGATCTTCGCGAGCCCGCTGCGCTATGATGACAAGTGGAATCCACAGCCCTATCTGGCGCAGTCATGGGAGGTTGCGCCTGACGGATTGTCCGTCACGCTGCATCTGGTGAAGGATGCCGTCTTCCACGACGGCCATCCCGTGACGTCGGAGGACGTCGCGTTCTCGATCATGGCGATCAAGGCCAATCATCCGTTCCAGACGATGCTGGCGGCGGTCGACAAGGTCGAGACGCCGGATCCCGCGACCGCGATCCTCCGCCTGAAGAACCCGAGCCCGTCGCTGCTCCTGGCAATGTCGCCGGCGCTGATGCCGATCCTGCCCAAGCACGTCTATGGCGACGGCCAGGACCTGAAGACGCATCCGGCGAATCTCAAGCCGATCGGCTCCGGTCCGTTCAAGCTGACGGAATACAAGCAGGGCGAATATTATACGCTGGAGAAGTTCGACAAATTCTTCATCCCCGGCCGGCCCAAGCTCGACAAGATCGTGGTGAGGCTGGTGTCGGATCAGAATGCGGCCGTGGTCTCGCTGGAGCGCGGCGATTTCAGCGCGCTTCCTTTCATCGCGGGTGCGCGTGATATCGATCGCCTGCAGAAGGCCCCGAACCTGATCGTGACCGACAAGGGCATGGCCGGCGTCGGCCCGCTCAACTGGCTCGCCTTCAACACCAGGAAGAAGCCGCTCGATGATGTCCGTGTGCGCCAGGCGATCGCCTATGCGGCGAACCGCGATTTCATCGTCTCCAAGCTGATGGGCGGCAAGGCGACGCCGGCGCTCGGGCCGATCGCGCCGGAGTCGCCGCTGGCCGAAGCCGGCGTCGAGCCCTACAAGGTCGACTATGTCAAATCAGCCGCGCTGCTGGATGCCGCGGGCTATGCCAAGGGCGCCGACGGCTCGCGCTTTTCGCTGACCATCGACTACATTCCCGGCGCTGACGAGCAGCAGCGCAACGTCGCCGAATACATGCGCTCGCAGCTCAAGCGCGTCGGCATCAATCTCGAGGTGCGCGCCGCGCCGGATTTTCCGACCTGGGCGCAGCGCGTCTCGAATTTCGATTTCGACCTGACCATGGATACCGTCTACAACTGGGGCGACCCAGTGATCGGCGTCAACCGGACCTACCTGACGTCGAACATCCGCAAGGGCATCATCTGGTCGAACACACAGCAATATTCCAACCCCAAGGTTGACGAACTCTTGCAGGCGGCGGCGGTCGAGACCTCGCCCGAGAAGCGCAAGGCGCTCTACTCGGAATTCCAGAAGATCGTCGTCTCAGAGGTGCCGATCTACTTCATCAATGTCAGTCCGTATTACAATGCGTTCGCCAAGGGGCTCGGCAATCTCCCGAACTCGATCTGGGGCATGATGTCGCCGCTCGACGAACTGTACTGGGAAGTCCCGCCGAAGACCTGA
- a CDS encoding CobW family GTP-binding protein — MTVSAPIPFTVIGGFLGAGKTTLLNRLLSASTERCAVLVNDFGEINVDAALIRSHDGTTMSLTNGCVCCSIGAGFLDTLARLLDDVGRFDRVVIESSGVGDPWRIAEIALVEPSLRLDGVVVLADATRIAMQCEDRHIGETIRNQFARCDVVLLSKCDLASESQRAAACAVIGAIRPDVPIEQLSALAPVHHAVFGRGRPARFRAEPVVGTVDHESDFRRWTYQRPGRFDRDRLAAAVLDLPGQLLRLKGICRVNGDDRAQVFQLVSRNWSLTPADDAAPDVAETITLAGVGTANLPSDHELDAILDRALTAAA, encoded by the coding sequence ATGACGGTCTCAGCGCCCATTCCGTTCACCGTGATCGGCGGCTTTCTCGGCGCCGGGAAGACGACGCTGCTCAACCGCCTGCTATCCGCCAGCACGGAACGCTGCGCGGTGCTGGTGAACGATTTCGGCGAGATTAACGTCGATGCGGCTTTGATCCGGAGCCACGACGGCACGACGATGTCGCTCACCAATGGCTGCGTCTGCTGCAGCATCGGGGCGGGCTTTCTCGATACCTTGGCGCGGCTGCTGGACGATGTCGGGCGCTTCGATCGCGTCGTGATCGAATCCAGCGGAGTGGGTGATCCCTGGCGCATCGCCGAGATCGCGCTGGTGGAGCCGTCGCTGCGGCTCGACGGCGTCGTCGTGCTGGCCGATGCAACCCGTATCGCAATGCAATGCGAGGACCGGCATATCGGCGAGACCATCCGCAACCAGTTCGCCAGATGCGACGTCGTGCTGCTGAGCAAATGCGACCTGGCCAGCGAGAGCCAGCGCGCGGCGGCGTGTGCCGTCATCGGCGCCATCCGGCCGGATGTGCCGATCGAGCAACTATCGGCGCTAGCTCCTGTGCATCACGCCGTTTTCGGACGAGGGCGGCCCGCGCGTTTCCGCGCCGAGCCGGTCGTGGGGACGGTGGATCATGAGAGCGATTTCCGTCGCTGGACCTATCAGCGTCCCGGACGTTTCGATCGCGACAGGCTCGCCGCGGCCGTGCTCGATCTGCCGGGACAATTGCTGCGGCTGAAGGGAATCTGCCGAGTCAACGGCGACGACCGGGCGCAGGTGTTCCAGCTGGTGTCGCGCAACTGGTCGCTGACGCCGGCAGATGATGCTGCGCCTGATGTGGCCGAGACGATCACGCTCGCGGGCGTGGGCACCGCGAATTTGCCATCGGATCACGAACTGGACGCGATCCTCGACCGCGCCCTGACCGCTGCGGCATGA